CGACGATCTCGGCCTTCACAGTGGCGTATGCCATGCAGCACCCGAGAACTCTGCTTGCCAGAACCTCCTCTCCCCTGGCCAGGGTGACACGGACATGGCCGTGCTCTATCTCGTACCTGTTCTCGAGACCGAGCTCGAGCTTCTTCCTGCCAGTGTTCGGCTTTCCCTCAAGCGTTTTTTTAATTGGATCTGCTATCTCCGGAGTGATCGCGGCGGCGATTGTGACCGCGCATGTCGGGCAGTAGGATGGCGGAGATGATGCGATTGCATCTCCCTTTGAGTCAAAGAATGTTGCGACGACGCCCAGCCCCTCGCGCCTGATGAGCGTCCTGCCGCCCCTCTCCTTCACCATGTTCAGTGCCAGGACTGCTGGGGTCACGACCCTGCCATAGCCGAAGAGCGCTGCAACCTTCTCCACAACATCCTGGGTGCTGGTTCCATCTCTTCTGAGACGATCCTCAATGTCAGATGGGACTATGCCTGCATCCAGCTCTGCTGCGAGGACTGCAGGAGACCAGACGATGCCGAAACCCTCCCCGATCACCTCGCCCCTGTCATCTGTTATCCTGGCGAGTATTCCTGAAGGACGCTCGTATGCGAGGATAGATCCCCCTGTGGCGCATACCTCCTCAGCTATGGCGTGGCAGGTGCCACAGGCGCCCTCTCTGGGGTTGATCCTCCTCGCAACACGCTCCGCAAGCTCGTCCCTGTACATACAGATTAAGATAGGCAGAATGCTCCTATTAACTTTGTGGGGGTGTCTGGTTTAAGGGCCATTTTAATAGCAACCCTGGCAGCGTAAGGCGTGCGCAGGCATTTCCCGCGACGACGTGCTGAATCGTTACGAAGCGGCATTTGGCGCGGACCTTTTTCCCTCCACAGGGGGTGGCATTGGGTCATGAGCGTTTTCTGCCATGGCTGCTGCGGCGCATGTCTGTCTGTTTTGAACTCACAGCAGATCTGGGCACCGGCGTCTCCGCATCGGTACTGAAAAAGTCCAAGTACTATTAGCTCAATGGCATCAGTGTGTATATAGTTGCAGACGCCTCTGTGTTCATACTTGGAAAGCCGCTGAAGGGAGTGGTGATCACGGTTCCTGCGGTGGAGCAGGAGCTCAAGGACATCCGATCGAGGATCAAGCTGCAGATCTCAGATGTGAGGATCGAGCCACCCACAAAGGAGACCCTGAAAAGGGCGACAGATGCAGCAAGGGAAACGGGTGATCTCTGCAGGCTCTCACAGACAGATCTGGAGGTCCTTGCGAAGGCCATTGAGTATGATGCAGCGCTTGCCACAGACGACTATGCTCTCCAGAACGTCGCTGTCCATCTGGGTCTCAGGGTCGAGCCGGTCGTCCAGCGTGGGATAAGGCGATTCATAAAGCGCACACAGAGATGCCCTGGCTGCGGCAGAGCTTTTGAGGGAGATCTCTGTCCTGTATGCGGAACACCTCCGAAAAGAAGAAAGAAGGGATGATCATGAAGAGTATAGAGGATCTCATAAAGAAAGCCACAGAGCTCAAGTCTGAGGGTCTTTCAGAGGGTCAGATATCTGAGGAGCTGAACGTCTCCAGGGAGACCGTCACCTGGCTTCTCACGCATGCCGAGCGCGCCACAGTCCCCGGGCCGAAGGATATCTCGGTGGACTGGTCTATGATAGGAAGGAGCGCCTACAGGCTGAGCCACATAGCCCAGGCGCTATCAGAGATGATATTCGATCTCCTTGACGAGAAGGAGCTTGACATCGATATGGTCGTGGGCGTGGCGCTGAGCGGTGTGCCCCTCGCTAGCATGGTCGCGAACCACATGGGCGTGGGGCTCGCGGTCTACATGCCAACAAAGCAGATGGCATCGCAGGATGTCAAACCCCATGGGAACCTGAGCACGAACTTCGCCGATGTCAATGGCAGGGAGTGCGTCATCGTGGATGATGTGATAACGTCAGGCAGGACCCTGGAGGAGGCGGTCGCATACCTGGATGATCACGGCGCCAGGACGAATGTCATAGCGGTTCTGATCGACAAGAGGGGCGTGGACAGCATCGCAGGTGTGCCGGTCTGCTCCCTGCTCAAGGTCATCAGGGTCAACTGACGATCAAGAAGATAAAAACATTTTAATTTTTATCTCGTGCCACCTGCAGATGGAGCGAGGCGCTTTTATGCGCCCTCCAGAAATGGATGGTGGCGATCTGGATTTTCAGAGTTCTGTCATTTCCCAGCCCTGCATGTGGGGCCGGCAGTGCGAGCAGTTGGATTCAGATGCTGGGGAGATGATTAGCATGCTGTGACCTGGCCGCGCTCCGGGGACTCACAAACTCTTATAACTCCCTCATGCCATTGCCCGTATGTGCGCTCAGTCAGTCTCATCATACCCACCCTGAACGAGGCGGACACGATCGGCGAATGCATAATGAGATCGCGCGCTGTTCTTCAGAGCGTTGCCTCTGAGTGGGAGATAGTTGTGGTAGACAGCTCAGACGATGAAACCCCAAAGATAGCGGAGAGCCATGGCGCCACTGTGGTGAGATCCGAGGCGCTCGGATACGGAAGGGCGTACCTGAGGGGCTTCGAGGTGGCATCGGGGGATTACATAGTCCTCATGGACGGAGATCTGACATACGCCCCTGAGGATATCCCCAGGCTCTTGAAGCTGCTCGACGAAGGCGCGGACCTGGCGATGGGCAGCAGGCTTCGCGGCAGGATACATCCAGGGGCGATGCCGGCGCTTCACAGATACATTGGGAATCCGGTTCTCACCTGGATCCTCAACCACCTCTACTCGATCAGGGTATCGGATGCGCACTGCGGGCTCA
The sequence above is drawn from the Methanothrix sp. genome and encodes:
- a CDS encoding orotate phosphoribosyltransferase-like protein; its protein translation is MKSIEDLIKKATELKSEGLSEGQISEELNVSRETVTWLLTHAERATVPGPKDISVDWSMIGRSAYRLSHIAQALSEMIFDLLDEKELDIDMVVGVALSGVPLASMVANHMGVGLAVYMPTKQMASQDVKPHGNLSTNFADVNGRECVIVDDVITSGRTLEEAVAYLDDHGARTNVIAVLIDKRGVDSIAGVPVCSLLKVIRVN